In Aquimarina spinulae, a single window of DNA contains:
- a CDS encoding TolB family protein, with amino-acid sequence MSDKKCSYLANTENGTYLFIRTFDGSNWGSISKLRMGEGDNFKGWSWHDDTVSYIARLGGNTNLYIRSFDGITFGTATKIKVATNDNWRGWSWDGKTASYIAEMNGSTNLYIRSFDGQTFGDPMTIKVAEGDNWKAWSWDGTTASYIAKVDGALKLFIRPFNGQNFGPYQEMIFVDQEVRAWHW; translated from the coding sequence ATGAGTGATAAAAAATGTAGTTACCTAGCAAACACTGAAAATGGAACCTACTTATTCATAAGAACTTTTGATGGTTCAAACTGGGGATCGATTTCAAAATTAAGAATGGGTGAAGGAGACAACTTTAAAGGTTGGAGTTGGCATGATGATACTGTAAGTTATATTGCACGTTTAGGAGGCAATACAAATCTATACATAAGATCTTTTGACGGTATAACTTTTGGTACAGCAACGAAAATTAAAGTTGCAACTAATGACAACTGGAGAGGTTGGTCATGGGATGGAAAGACAGCAAGCTACATAGCAGAAATGAATGGTAGCACTAACTTATACATAAGATCTTTTGATGGTCAAACTTTTGGTGACCCCATGACTATTAAAGTTGCAGAAGGTGATAACTGGAAAGCTTGGAGTTGGGATGGAACTACTGCTAGTTATATAGCAAAGGTAGATGGTGCACTTAAATTATTTATCAGACCATTTAATGGACAAAATTTTGGACCTTATCAAGAAATGATATTTGTAGATCAAGAAGTTAGAGCTTGGCATTGGTAA
- a CDS encoding DUF4272 domain-containing protein: MSFFKKIFGSKENTESERETKNENNLESFKQVPWMTDLRLENISICLDSGFKPASSLPTEFDRELRPSIEIAQRLNAIKALVLWLMVPQDNLESDKILTFIDKNNLKDFMDEEEKEILNTSRDDEQARNSIGWKFENAWSLAWFFGYKEPDITGQMMSGDQMQDILKDFSCPIDESVENWIKDKETLSEEKLMQKEDLFYCLHNAVRSAQLGSETVPNGFDPMGNGGVIHERRHSLTWMLSKGISWEETDLST; the protein is encoded by the coding sequence ATGAGCTTTTTCAAAAAAATATTTGGTTCAAAAGAAAATACAGAATCTGAACGAGAAACTAAAAATGAGAATAACTTAGAGTCTTTTAAACAAGTTCCCTGGATGACAGATTTGAGACTTGAAAATATATCTATTTGTCTTGATTCTGGATTTAAACCAGCTAGCTCTTTACCAACAGAATTTGATCGAGAACTAAGACCTTCAATTGAAATCGCGCAAAGATTAAACGCTATAAAAGCATTAGTTCTTTGGTTAATGGTTCCCCAAGACAATTTAGAAAGTGATAAAATTCTGACTTTCATAGACAAAAATAATCTTAAGGATTTTATGGACGAAGAAGAAAAAGAAATTCTCAATACATCAAGAGATGATGAACAAGCAAGAAATTCTATTGGATGGAAATTCGAAAATGCTTGGTCTTTAGCTTGGTTTTTTGGATATAAAGAGCCTGATATTACTGGGCAAATGATGTCGGGAGATCAAATGCAAGATATTTTGAAAGACTTTAGTTGTCCTATAGACGAAAGTGTAGAAAATTGGATTAAAGATAAAGAAACTCTGTCTGAAGAAAAGTTGATGCAAAAAGAAGATTTATTTTATTGCCTACATAATGCAGTAAGAAGTGCTCAATTAGGTAGTGAAACAGTCCCCAATGGTTTTGATCCAATGGGAAATGGAGGTGTAATTCATGAACGAAGACATTCCTTAACTTGGATGTTATCTAAAGGTATAAGTTGGGAAGAAACTGATTTAAGCACATAA
- a CDS encoding ComEC/Rec2 family competence protein: MAITNNSIAYIGVTTKKYSPIKAAHHFKTVKKKVPFLWGDSVWVINTNSSKSRISAKGHILDVPTKDLTDKPIFCLWQIDCGQGDASLMRFPNGRVMMIDGGPGPLMSNSPAMAPAFLRWMRFVDQSWRDEFLNQESPFVIDGLVCSHPDYDHFGGFLDMINDIKQGTFKIGQVYHGGLGRFDGDISEFSNNKGMSELGPVKGTVSPELYLTTLLDGFSDVRKYSRRTTNRKWKLKGTYGKLLKELEKMDGSGVDHMQRIHAGMGKLPDFDAGADCAVKVLGPIEENYRGQPALRYIDGMTKSKMAKPSLTRNGISIVQRIDIGKVRILMTGDLNFRSQALLLNNIPATEFKCHIGKACHHGSEDISTTFLRAMSPLATLFSSGDNETHAHPRAKVLGMAGAFTQPLTSGVSEFLGLSEPKYKAPLIYSTELSRSVTLFEPDKLTKDDRTIRGAILSSKGAGGRKGPKMSMNDWLLADNLIYGLINVRTDGERVVIGMLKEGEDAGFQIESFKV; this comes from the coding sequence ATGGCTATAACTAATAATTCAATCGCCTACATTGGGGTAACTACAAAAAAATATTCGCCAATAAAGGCTGCCCACCACTTCAAAACAGTAAAAAAAAAGGTCCCCTTTTTATGGGGTGATTCCGTTTGGGTAATTAATACAAATAGTAGTAAATCACGCATAAGTGCAAAAGGACACATTCTAGATGTTCCAACGAAAGACCTTACAGACAAACCTATCTTTTGTCTATGGCAGATTGATTGTGGTCAAGGAGATGCTTCATTGATGCGTTTTCCAAATGGGCGTGTAATGATGATTGATGGCGGGCCCGGACCACTTATGAGTAATAGCCCTGCTATGGCTCCTGCTTTTCTGAGATGGATGAGGTTTGTCGATCAATCTTGGAGAGACGAATTTCTAAATCAAGAAAGCCCATTTGTTATTGATGGTCTTGTTTGCAGTCATCCTGATTATGACCATTTCGGTGGATTCTTAGATATGATTAATGACATTAAGCAAGGAACTTTTAAAATCGGTCAAGTCTATCATGGAGGATTAGGTCGTTTTGATGGTGATATATCTGAATTCTCAAATAACAAAGGTATGTCCGAACTCGGGCCTGTAAAGGGTACAGTGTCTCCTGAACTATATTTAACAACCTTACTTGATGGATTCTCAGATGTTCGTAAATACTCTCGAAGGACAACTAACCGAAAGTGGAAACTAAAAGGAACTTATGGAAAGTTACTTAAAGAGTTAGAGAAAATGGATGGAAGTGGAGTGGATCATATGCAACGTATTCATGCAGGAATGGGAAAATTACCTGACTTCGATGCGGGTGCTGATTGTGCCGTTAAAGTACTCGGGCCAATAGAGGAAAATTATAGAGGTCAACCAGCTTTGAGGTATATCGATGGCATGACAAAATCAAAAATGGCTAAACCTTCCTTAACACGTAATGGAATCTCAATCGTACAACGAATTGACATAGGTAAAGTTCGTATCTTAATGACTGGGGATCTTAATTTTCGATCTCAAGCATTATTGTTGAATAATATTCCAGCAACAGAATTTAAATGCCATATAGGTAAAGCATGTCATCATGGATCTGAAGACATATCGACTACTTTTCTCCGGGCAATGTCACCTTTAGCTACACTTTTTTCAAGTGGTGATAACGAAACTCATGCACATCCGCGAGCTAAAGTTCTTGGTATGGCTGGTGCTTTCACTCAACCTTTAACTTCTGGTGTTTCAGAATTTTTAGGACTGTCCGAACCAAAATATAAAGCTCCATTAATATACTCAACTGAACTTTCACGCTCTGTTACATTGTTTGAGCCAGATAAACTGACAAAGGATGATCGAACCATAAGGGGAGCAATACTGTCAAGTAAAGGAGCGGGAGGTAGAAAAGGCCCGAAGATGTCTATGAATGATTGGTTGTTAGCAGATAACCTAATCTATGGACTTATAAATGTAAGAACAGATGGTGAGCGAGTTGTAATCGGTATGCTTAAGGAAGGAGAAGATGCTGGTTTTCAAATAGAATCATTTAAAGTTTAA
- a CDS encoding LytR/AlgR family response regulator transcription factor encodes MRKQKINKTINKLLHPNFRTLVVFCVVLYGLAIFQDYVFSKIKPTAFYWTDTMLYNIYWLLFIPFIKIANSFYNKVQFKSLTTKVLYALSTGFIFSVLHIFIFTSIFILGSNLIYSVPHRFLTILKNAVSNQLHITIMVYLFSPFVFDYLKRKKQLNKNFQNQKTNKTITVKNGIRRIKIDTFTILFIETDRPYTMVHTTSQKILHDESLKKLGDLLDPQTFLRVHRSVIVNKNHITELKSRKNGDYDCILSNGQSIRFSRHYRQNWSTLLNH; translated from the coding sequence GTGAGAAAACAAAAAATTAATAAAACAATAAACAAACTCCTACATCCAAATTTTAGGACATTGGTTGTATTTTGTGTTGTACTTTATGGGTTGGCAATTTTTCAAGATTACGTTTTCTCAAAAATTAAACCTACTGCCTTTTATTGGACCGATACTATGCTCTATAATATATATTGGCTTTTATTTATTCCATTTATAAAAATTGCAAATTCCTTTTATAATAAAGTTCAATTCAAATCATTAACTACCAAAGTACTTTACGCTTTAAGTACAGGGTTTATATTTAGTGTACTACATATATTTATTTTTACTTCAATTTTTATTTTAGGAAGTAATCTTATCTATTCTGTACCTCATCGTTTTTTAACAATACTTAAAAATGCAGTTTCAAATCAATTGCATATAACAATTATGGTCTATTTATTTAGTCCTTTTGTTTTTGATTATCTTAAAAGAAAAAAACAGTTAAACAAAAACTTCCAAAATCAAAAGACCAATAAAACCATTACTGTTAAAAATGGTATTCGTAGAATAAAGATTGACACGTTTACAATTCTATTTATCGAGACCGACAGACCCTACACAATGGTACATACAACCAGTCAGAAAATTTTGCATGATGAGAGTTTAAAAAAACTTGGAGACTTATTAGACCCTCAAACCTTTTTAAGGGTTCATCGCTCGGTAATTGTCAATAAAAACCACATAACAGAATTAAAATCAAGAAAGAATGGCGATTACGATTGTATTTTATCCAATGGTCAATCCATAAGGTTCAGCAGGCATTATCGTCAAAATTGGAGTACCCTATTAAACCACTAA
- a CDS encoding intradiol ring-cleavage dioxygenase, giving the protein MKKILNFGFLFLFLISLASCNGQAKNEQIPKRNNKNKIVGGGCDGCELMYVGMPKNIKPIDTSSAWNGKGQKLLVTGKILKLDGVTPAPNIIVYYWQTDHNGYYANGEGKSQKHGRTRGWVKSDEQGNYSIYTIRPAPYPNRDIPAHIHLSIKEPQIDNEYYIDNLEFADDILLTGKKRKLLKNRGGSGILRVLIDTKMQVAEHNIVLGLNIPNYPTTIDHTIKSGLQIGEDNPSFTPFHAWGPDKGTRTCPVCKYGRFHGIVYFVGSQPNWSEIKEWLTFLEQESVTREKYLKAYFVYGNKKGYSKSNRQTELEQLGKELNLENIALTFVPSFTDTQSEVHLNKINPKVEHTIIIYRHRNIIGKFVDLKPTKENQNEVSKMLDKTVSKFFELPEPKHH; this is encoded by the coding sequence ATGAAAAAAATACTGAACTTCGGATTCCTTTTTCTATTCCTGATATCATTGGCAAGTTGTAATGGCCAGGCAAAAAATGAACAAATCCCTAAAAGAAATAACAAAAACAAAATTGTTGGTGGTGGCTGCGATGGTTGTGAATTAATGTATGTCGGAATGCCAAAAAACATTAAGCCTATTGACACAAGTTCGGCCTGGAACGGGAAAGGACAAAAATTATTGGTTACAGGAAAAATACTGAAATTAGACGGAGTCACGCCTGCACCCAACATAATCGTTTATTATTGGCAAACAGACCACAATGGATATTATGCTAACGGAGAAGGCAAATCTCAAAAACACGGTCGTACTCGTGGCTGGGTAAAATCTGATGAGCAAGGAAATTACTCGATTTATACAATTCGACCAGCACCTTATCCAAATCGTGATATCCCTGCACACATTCATTTATCTATTAAAGAACCCCAAATTGATAATGAGTATTATATCGATAATTTAGAATTTGCTGATGATATATTATTGACAGGCAAAAAAAGAAAGTTGCTCAAAAATCGTGGTGGCAGTGGTATTTTAAGGGTACTGATTGATACAAAAATGCAAGTTGCAGAGCATAATATTGTTTTAGGACTTAATATCCCAAATTATCCTACAACTATAGATCATACCATTAAATCTGGTCTGCAAATTGGCGAGGACAACCCTTCTTTTACACCATTTCACGCCTGGGGACCAGACAAAGGTACAAGGACTTGTCCTGTATGTAAATATGGACGATTTCACGGAATTGTTTACTTTGTGGGTAGCCAGCCAAACTGGTCCGAAATAAAAGAATGGCTAACATTTTTGGAGCAAGAAAGTGTTACCCGAGAAAAATACTTAAAAGCCTACTTTGTTTATGGTAATAAGAAAGGCTACAGCAAATCGAATCGACAAACAGAGTTAGAGCAACTTGGAAAAGAATTGAACTTAGAAAATATTGCATTGACCTTTGTTCCATCATTTACCGATACGCAATCAGAAGTCCATTTAAATAAGATAAATCCTAAAGTAGAGCACACCATAATCATTTATAGACATCGAAATATAATTGGAAAATTTGTTGATCTTAAACCAACCAAAGAAAACCAAAATGAAGTCTCAAAAATGCTGGATAAAACCGTAAGCAAATTCTTCGAATTACCAGAACCTAAGCATCATTAA
- a CDS encoding CPBP family intramembrane glutamic endopeptidase, with translation MKKLFKSSIVQDKEEKKEYRWQTSLTVIILFIFGSVINIPFSREVKRLNIEAGKTGINMNESFYSDLTTIGISSLILGAVLVFIGLWVSSNANMGAPVISRIFSKKPVNGIIKRDAVLSSVLLAAVIALFLLGLFEIQKELYPVSHKISRPSKPFYLLVSFSAGITEEIMFRLGLMSLIIAAVQFFKKTENPSNRLVWSGILISALFFGLIHLPLSKNFVELTPFTISVTIIGNLITGSTFGWIFWKRGLLVAILSHIVFDLVFHVIGTPYT, from the coding sequence TTGAAAAAATTATTTAAATCATCAATCGTACAAGACAAAGAAGAAAAGAAAGAATACCGTTGGCAGACTTCATTAACAGTAATCATTCTGTTCATTTTTGGTTCGGTCATAAATATACCATTTAGTAGAGAAGTCAAAAGATTAAACATAGAAGCAGGCAAGACAGGCATCAACATGAATGAATCGTTTTATTCTGACTTGACCACAATCGGAATTAGTAGTTTAATTTTAGGGGCTGTATTAGTTTTTATCGGCTTATGGGTTTCTTCAAATGCTAATATGGGAGCACCAGTTATTTCAAGGATTTTTTCTAAAAAACCAGTTAATGGTATTATTAAGAGAGATGCCGTTCTGTCAAGTGTTCTTTTGGCAGCAGTAATTGCTTTATTTCTTTTAGGGTTGTTTGAAATTCAAAAGGAATTATATCCAGTTTCACATAAAATATCACGTCCATCCAAACCATTTTATCTGCTTGTTTCATTTTCTGCTGGAATAACTGAAGAGATAATGTTTAGATTAGGATTAATGTCGTTAATAATAGCTGCAGTCCAATTTTTTAAAAAGACCGAAAATCCATCAAATAGATTAGTCTGGTCGGGCATATTAATTTCAGCATTATTTTTTGGACTTATCCATCTTCCACTATCAAAGAATTTTGTAGAGCTAACACCATTCACGATTAGTGTAACAATAATTGGGAATTTAATAACAGGTTCAACATTTGGCTGGATATTTTGGAAACGAGGATTATTAGTTGCGATATTGTCACATATTGTATTTGATTTAGTTTTTCACGTAATAGGAACACCGTATACATAA
- a CDS encoding helix-turn-helix domain-containing protein, protein MTKLGKYLDNRSINKASVSRKTGINKNRLSELSNNFSTKIKADELYLIALAIEVDACELLEHVCGDLKLKKERK, encoded by the coding sequence ATGACAAAACTTGGAAAATATCTAGACAACAGATCGATAAACAAGGCTAGTGTCTCTAGGAAAACTGGTATTAACAAAAATCGATTAAGCGAGCTTTCTAACAATTTCTCTACAAAAATTAAAGCAGACGAATTGTATCTTATTGCTTTAGCTATAGAAGTAGATGCCTGCGAACTGCTCGAACATGTTTGTGGGGATTTAAAATTGAAAAAAGAGCGTAAATAA
- a CDS encoding PadR family transcriptional regulator: protein MYSKELLKGTLSAIILNLLAENEKMYGYQMFQQVKELSDGKILLKDGSLYPALQKMTKNGLLSYKEEYIGKRVRKYYFLTTKGKVEKVRYLEELKDFLATLNKLVFPELNIT from the coding sequence ATGTATTCAAAAGAACTACTTAAAGGGACTCTCTCCGCAATTATTCTGAATTTACTAGCGGAAAATGAAAAGATGTATGGTTATCAAATGTTTCAGCAAGTAAAAGAGCTATCGGATGGAAAAATTTTACTTAAAGATGGTTCATTATACCCTGCTTTGCAAAAAATGACTAAGAATGGCCTTCTTTCATACAAAGAAGAGTATATAGGAAAGAGAGTAAGAAAATACTACTTTCTCACCACCAAAGGAAAGGTGGAAAAAGTACGATATCTTGAAGAATTGAAAGACTTTTTGGCAACTCTTAATAAACTTGTTTTTCCTGAACTCAACATTACATGA